AATTCGAAACCTTCTACACGAAGAACATTCTTCTGAACGAAGGTCTGCGTGCCTGGATGGCACCAGCTGACCAGCCTCACGAAAACTTCATCTTCCCCGAAGAGGTTCTGCCCCGTGGTAACGCTCTTTGAGCGCTGATTGTTAGCCAGCAAGGCGCCTCGCAAGGGGCGCCTTTTTTTTGTGCGTTCCGCTTCGCGGGGTTACGTCTCAAGGTGGTGGGTGCCCCCGCCAGTGAAGCGGCATGACCCCTGGGGGCAGGGCCAGAAACCCCGCTGGGGCCTCGCGATCAGCCTGGAAAGTCCGATACCATCGGCGGGTTCCGTCAGCAGTGACGTGGCAGCGGATTTCGGTTCGCCGCCGCAGGCGTCGCCGGCTGGCTTCAATCCCCCCAAGGAGGAGGTGCCCGTGAGCCACAGTTCCATGACCCAGGGTCTGCTGATCGCGGAGAACGCCGGCTGATTTCGGCGCCTGTTTCCTGATCAATCGGTTCCGCGACAGAGCGGACCCGGCGAGAGCCCCCGATGTCCTGCTTCCTGCGGGGTGTCGGGGGCATCGTTTTGGCTCCGTTCAACCGGGCCGCCGCTGCTGCTCCAGGCGGATTGCGCCAAGCAGGGCCTCCAGTGGCCGCTGGGGCTCCTCCAGATCACTCTGGCCGCGCTGCAGCAGCACCACCCCATCGCGGAACGCCCGCACCCCATAGGTTGCCCGCAACGACCTGAGTGCTTCCAGGCTGCCCTCCAGGGCCCCGCGATCGCTGCGGAACGCGTTGGCGTAGCGGCGCAGCCAATCCAGGTCCAGGGCGATCCACTCCACGGCCTTGCTGTTGCCCTGGCGATCCCGGTACATCACCCCTTCCGGGAAGCGGATCAACACCGACCGTTGGGCCAGATGGGGAATCAACGGGGTGTTGGCGGCCACGCTGGCTTCGGCGGGAATCAGGCGCAGAAGCTCCCGGGCGGCGACCCCATGGTTCCACTGCCGTGCTGGTGAGCTGTACACCCAGGGGTTGAGGCTGTCGGGAATCAGGAACGAGAGGCTGCGGTTCGGGTTCGCCAGCAGGGTGAACAGCAGCGAGAGGGCGATGCAACCGATCCAGACCTGGCGCAGCCGCCGCCGCGCGAAGGGCTCCGGATGGGATCGCCACCACTCGATCGCACCGGCGAACAACCCGGGTACCACCAGCAGGGCGTAGCGGATGTTGATCGAGAGGGGGTTGTTGGAGCCCTGGGCCAGGAGCAATCCCAGCAGGGGCAGCCCCATCAGCAGCCAGCTGTCGAGGCTGACCAGGGGGACCAGCATCAGGGGCAGGCCCTGGGCCAGCAGATAGCGCAGGGTGTCGCCCGGCGGAGAGATCAGCTCCATCAGCACCACCAGCGGCTGCCTGAGCGCCCTGAGCAGCACCTCCAGGCTGCTGGCCTTCTCGGCATCGCCGATGTACTGGCCGAAGTTCTCCACCATGAAACGGCGGGAGTTGTCCTCGCTGAACATCGGCATCAGCACGTTGGTGACCAGCAGCACCCAGCCGATCCCCAGTCCAGCGAGCCCCAGGGCCAGCGGCCAGCGCCGCCGTTGCCGCAGCAGGATCCAAAGGGCCACACCGACCAGCAGCACCCCCGTGTCCTCCCGGATCAGAGGCAGGAGCAGAGCGGCGACCGCCACCAGCCAGCCCTGGCGCCGTTGCAGGCCGAGCATCAACAGGAAGAAGGCCAGAGGCAGCTGAGCCAGATCCGTGAAGTTGCCCCAGGTGGGGCCGATCACGGCGTTGGCCCCGAAAAAGCTGATCGCCACGAAGGCGGCCAAGCGGGGATCCGTGAGCCTCTCGAGGGCGAGCCGATGCAGCACCAGCCCGGCGGCGGTCATGAGCCCCACCTGCACCAGCGCCAGGGCCCAGATCCCCAGCAGCCCCACCAGCGGCACCCAGAGCAGCAGGGCCGGGGTGAAATGCTGCCCGAGACGGTGATAGCCCAGGGCCGGCAGCTGGCCGGCATGGATCACGTTGGTGGACAGCTGCGACGAGAGGGTGCTCTCAAAGGGGTGCCCTCGGAGGCCGTTCCACAGCACCTGCAGGAAGATGCCCTGGTCGTAGGAGGCGGTGAGCACCTGCAGGCGCCACCACTGCAGCAGGAGCCCGACCACGGCGAACAGCAGGGCGGCCACCAGCACGGCCCGGTCGGCCCGTGCCGCCTCAGGGGGGCGGGGCTGCTGAGTGCCCGGGTTGGGCGCAGTGCCAGCGTTGCCAGTTCTGGTCACCAACAACCTCCAGGCGGCAGAGCGATCCCTTGGGGAGCAGTATCCGTGCCGGGGGGTCGCTGGCCTGGCGGATCAGATCGAACGGACCGGGAATCCCGGCGTCCTGGTCATCCGGCAAGCGCAGCACCTCACGCTGGGCGTACCAGCGCAGGCTGGGCCGCTCGGCCGCGTCCCCATCCATGTACACCGGTGGCCGCTCGCCCGCCGCCAGGGCCGCTGCCGGAAGCACCGACCAGCGCTCATTGAGCTCCCAGTTCCACAGGGGGCTGGTGGCCAGCAGCAGTAGCGACAACCACCAACCGGAAGTGAGCAGCAGCAGGCCCTGCCGCCGGCGCGATTCCATCGGCCGCAGCAGCAGCCATCCGCCTCCGAGCAAGCCGACCCCCGCCGGAAGCGGCAGCCAGCGGTAGGGGGCCAGGGCCGCCTGGCCCGGCAGGTTGGCCACCGTCCACGCTGCAAGCAGAACTCCGCCCAGCACCATCCAGAACCAGGGCAGGCGCCGCAGCACCCCACCTCGGGCCCCCCTTGGGCAGAGCAGGTCGGCCAGCGGCACAGCGCACAGCAGGGCGAAGGGCAGCCAGAGGGGGTGGCTGTACCAAGGCAACTGGGTGCGCAGGGGCAGGATGGAGGCGGCCATCACGGCTTGCAGCACCAGGCACCACCGCCCCCAGGCCCGATGCCGCTGCCGCCAGGCCATCACCACACTGATCGGCCAGAGCGGCAGCCAGGGCCAGCCCCCTTCGAGCACCTTCAATACCGGCACCCTCCAGCCCAGGGAACTGCCTTCGCCCGCATCCAGCAAAACCCTGCCCACCCCGTCGCCCCCCCAGAGCCAGAGGGCCTGCTGGCCGCGCATCAGGCCGTGATACGCGTGCCAGGCCAGGCCAGGCACCAGGCCAAGCGCCAGCCCGGCCAGGAGCCAGCGCCAGCGCCGCGGGCCGGGGGTGGGGTCGAACGCCAGGCCCAGGCCACCGGCCAGCAGGGCGGGCAGCAGGATCGGCGCCTTCAGCAACAGCAGGGAACTTCCCGCCAGGCCCGCCAGGGCGCCGCTGGGCCAGGCCCGCTTCGCGCTGCGGCTGCGCAGCAATGCCCACCAGAGCAGGGCCATGGCACTCAGCTGGGCGCCGTCCAGCATGGCCAGCCGCCCCTGGCGCATCACCGGCAGCAGGGTGAGCAGGATGGCGGCGGTGGCCAGGGCTGCAGTGCGTTGGCTTGGCCGCAACTGCCATTGCACAAGGCCGCCCAGGGGCACCACCAGCGTGGAAAGCACCGCCGGCACCAGCCGCACCACCCACTCGGGCGGCAGGGCGGAGGCAGGGGCTCCGGAAAGCTGATGCCAACAGGCGATCACCGCGGCGATCAGCCAATGCAGCCCCGGGGGCTTGTTGAGGTAGTCATGGCCCCAAATGGTGGGCAGAAGGCCCTGGGGCAGGCCCCGATTGGCGATCTCCAGGGCCACCCGCGCCACGATGCCCTCGTCCCAGTCGCGCAGCGGCAGGTTGCCCAGCCCGGCCAGGGCCAGCACCAGCGCGGCCGCCCAGAGCAGAAGCAGCAGGCGCCAGGGGGGTGGGCCAAGAGAAGGACTCACAGGAGGGGTCATGGAGCGGTGGTTCCTGCGTTCAGCGGCACAACGAAAGCAGAACCACTCGGACATCCCGGCGGCTGGGCGCAGACCCAGCGACGCAGACGGTCTTTCTCGGGGCCATCGGGGAAGGGCCTGTAACTCTCGATCACCGCAAAGCTGCCCGCCACCGCATCGGCGCCCTTCCGGCGCCAGGCGGCAGCCTCCTGCTCGCTGAGGGCCTCGGGAGTCACAAGCCAGCCCTTGCGGTTCGCCAGGTAGAGCACGGTGGGATCGGGGCCGCTCATCACCACCACGCGGGCCTGCTCAGGGGTGCTGGCCTGAATCTGGCGGCCCAGCTCCCAGGCGGCCGAGCCGGTGATGCGCTCCCGGCTCCAGTAGTCAACTCCCAGAATGGTGAGACTGACCAGCACCATCAGGCTGAGCACAGCCCAGGCCCCACGCCGCCAGCCGATCGACCCCGAGCGCAGTCGCACCCAGCCCTGGCCCATCAGCGGACAGGCGAACAGCATCAGCGGCAACTGGTAGTACTCATGCACAGCGGTGGTTTCTGGGGCCAGGGCGCCCGCCACCACCACCGCCACCAGACCCAGCGGCAGCACCCGTACCAGCGGGTGAACCCCGGCGGCTGAGCCAGCGCGGGGCGGCAGCAGGCCCAGGATCAGCAGGGGCACCCCCAGCACGGCCAGGTTGCGCACCGCCACCCGCAGGGCCAGCTCCCCCCAGTAGCTGAACCCCAGCAGGTCGGACCAGGTGTAGCGGTTCGCCTGGCCGCCCCAGAAGCCGAAACTGAGACCGCTGCTTTCCCCCAGCTGGCGGGCATGCCAGTACCAGAGCGCGGTCACCGCGGCGGCTCCCAGTGGATAGAGCCAGGCAATGGGACGGCGAAGCGCCTGCACCCACCCCCCCTGTCCCCGCGCCCAGAGCCAGAGCAGGGGCGCCCCCAGCCAAAGGAAGGGGAGCACCTTCACCAGGCATGCCCCGCTGAAGGCCAGCCACGACACCAGCACAGCGGAGCGCCGCCCCCCTTCCAGCCAGACCAGAAAGCGTTCCAACGCCAGGGCCGCCAGCAGCATCAGCAGGGCCTCCGGTTGCACCGTGCGTCCGTAGAACACTGGAATCGGCAACACGGCATAGAAAATCCCCCCCCACCAGCCGGCCCGCTCTCCCAGCAGCCGCCGACCGATGCGGATGACGAGGAAGATCGTGAGCACGCTGCAGAGCACCGACAGCCCGCGAGCCAGCCACTCGTGTACCCCAAACAGCCTGTAGAGCAGGGCCACCCCGTAGGGGTAAAGGGGAAACTCGGCTTCCACCAGGCCGCTGCCGGCACCGCCCCAGTCGATCTGGGGCAGCCAGAACCGCATCCCCTGTTCGGCGAAGTTGCGGGCCATGGCGGCCGTGTCCGCCTGGCGCCAGCTGTGGATGCCCAGGATCGGTGCCTGGATCTGCACCAGGCGTAAGGTCGCCCCGATCAGCAGCGGTAGCCAGAGCGGCAGGGGATGGCCCTTGGAACGGCTGACGCCCATGGTTCAGCAGGTTATTGGGAGGGCGCTGGCGGGTTGCTCAGTTGGCCCTGCACCGCATCCACCGCCGCCGGCAGGGAAGAGCGAAGCGCGGGAATCCGGGTGAGGTTGCCGCTGAGGCTGACGGCCAGATCCGCCAAGCCCTTCAGAACCGGCTCGTCATGGCGATTTTGTGCCGCCTGGGCCACGGCGGCGGCCTGGGGGGCGCGCCAATCGGCCAGCAGCACCACCGAGTGGTAGGCCGCTGGCCAGGGGTTGGCGGGTTCGAGCGTTTCCAGGCGGCTGAACCACTGGGAGGCGACCATCGGGCGGTTCTGCAGCACCCCGAGCAGGGCCAGGCTCCAGAGGGCATCGCGATCGTCGGGGTTG
Above is a genomic segment from Cyanobium sp. ATX 6F1 containing:
- a CDS encoding ArnT family glycosyltransferase; this encodes MTPPVSPSLGPPPWRLLLLLWAAALVLALAGLGNLPLRDWDEGIVARVALEIANRGLPQGLLPTIWGHDYLNKPPGLHWLIAAVIACWHQLSGAPASALPPEWVVRLVPAVLSTLVVPLGGLVQWQLRPSQRTAALATAAILLTLLPVMRQGRLAMLDGAQLSAMALLWWALLRSRSAKRAWPSGALAGLAGSSLLLLKAPILLPALLAGGLGLAFDPTPGPRRWRWLLAGLALGLVPGLAWHAYHGLMRGQQALWLWGGDGVGRVLLDAGEGSSLGWRVPVLKVLEGGWPWLPLWPISVVMAWRQRHRAWGRWCLVLQAVMAASILPLRTQLPWYSHPLWLPFALLCAVPLADLLCPRGARGGVLRRLPWFWMVLGGVLLAAWTVANLPGQAALAPYRWLPLPAGVGLLGGGWLLLRPMESRRRQGLLLLTSGWWLSLLLLATSPLWNWELNERWSVLPAAALAAGERPPVYMDGDAAERPSLRWYAQREVLRLPDDQDAGIPGPFDLIRQASDPPARILLPKGSLCRLEVVGDQNWQRWHCAQPGHSAAPPP
- a CDS encoding ArnT family glycosyltransferase — protein: MGVSRSKGHPLPLWLPLLIGATLRLVQIQAPILGIHSWRQADTAAMARNFAEQGMRFWLPQIDWGGAGSGLVEAEFPLYPYGVALLYRLFGVHEWLARGLSVLCSVLTIFLVIRIGRRLLGERAGWWGGIFYAVLPIPVFYGRTVQPEALLMLLAALALERFLVWLEGGRRSAVLVSWLAFSGACLVKVLPFLWLGAPLLWLWARGQGGWVQALRRPIAWLYPLGAAAVTALWYWHARQLGESSGLSFGFWGGQANRYTWSDLLGFSYWGELALRVAVRNLAVLGVPLLILGLLPPRAGSAAGVHPLVRVLPLGLVAVVVAGALAPETTAVHEYYQLPLMLFACPLMGQGWVRLRSGSIGWRRGAWAVLSLMVLVSLTILGVDYWSRERITGSAAWELGRQIQASTPEQARVVVMSGPDPTVLYLANRKGWLVTPEALSEQEAAAWRRKGADAVAGSFAVIESYRPFPDGPEKDRLRRWVCAQPPGCPSGSAFVVPLNAGTTAP
- a CDS encoding DUF2079 domain-containing protein, with the protein product MLVAALLFAVVGLLLQWWRLQVLTASYDQGIFLQVLWNGLRGHPFESTLSSQLSTNVIHAGQLPALGYHRLGQHFTPALLLWVPLVGLLGIWALALVQVGLMTAAGLVLHRLALERLTDPRLAAFVAISFFGANAVIGPTWGNFTDLAQLPLAFFLLMLGLQRRQGWLVAVAALLLPLIREDTGVLLVGVALWILLRQRRRWPLALGLAGLGIGWVLLVTNVLMPMFSEDNSRRFMVENFGQYIGDAEKASSLEVLLRALRQPLVVLMELISPPGDTLRYLLAQGLPLMLVPLVSLDSWLLMGLPLLGLLLAQGSNNPLSINIRYALLVVPGLFAGAIEWWRSHPEPFARRRLRQVWIGCIALSLLFTLLANPNRSLSFLIPDSLNPWVYSSPARQWNHGVAARELLRLIPAEASVAANTPLIPHLAQRSVLIRFPEGVMYRDRQGNSKAVEWIALDLDWLRRYANAFRSDRGALEGSLEALRSLRATYGVRAFRDGVVLLQRGQSDLEEPQRPLEALLGAIRLEQQRRPG